A region of Candidatus Margulisiibacteriota bacterium DNA encodes the following proteins:
- a CDS encoding MazG family protein, with product QIMLHSAIAEEKRLFGIKEVALSIKDKMIRRHPHVFGGKKVSGIKEIWSNWEEIKKNEAVARSILDSIPKALPALYRAEKSQKKASRVGFDWDCAAGAWDKVEEELLEIKELLSNKKPNKKRLEEEIGDLLFSVVNVARKTGISAENALHGAVKKFSKRFFHMEKLAAEKNRKLAQMSFEQLNAEWEKAKKHH from the coding sequence GCAGATAATGCTGCACAGCGCCATAGCCGAGGAAAAAAGGCTTTTCGGCATAAAAGAGGTGGCCCTCTCTATCAAAGACAAGATGATAAGAAGGCATCCCCATGTTTTTGGCGGCAAAAAGGTGTCGGGCATAAAAGAGATCTGGTCTAACTGGGAAGAAATAAAGAAAAATGAGGCTGTTGCCCGCTCTATCCTCGACAGCATCCCAAAGGCCCTTCCCGCGCTTTACAGGGCGGAAAAATCTCAGAAAAAGGCTTCCAGGGTGGGCTTTGACTGGGACTGTGCGGCAGGGGCCTGGGACAAGGTGGAAGAGGAGCTGCTCGAGATAAAAGAGCTTCTGTCTAATAAAAAGCCGAACAAAAAAAGGCTTGAGGAAGAGATCGGGGACCTGTTGTTCTCTGTGGTCAATGTCGCAAGAAAGACGGGCATCAGCGCGGAGAATGCGCTTCACGGCGCAGTGAAAAAATTCTCAAAAAGATTTTTTCATATGGAAAAATTAGCAGCAGAAAAGAACAGGAAACTTGCTCAGATGAGCTTTGAGCAGCTTAATGCGGAGTGGGAAAAGGCAAAAAAGCACCACTAG
- the ftsH gene encoding ATP-dependent zinc metalloprotease FtsH, with amino-acid sequence MKDNWKNILIYGAAALLLILFLSPFFGGANKQKEISFSEFLNKVDGGTVKQITISGEMINGRSLDGSTFKTRAINYPNLVQNLRNKSVEIKVEPPAESGWFVNLLVQIVLPLLFFAGLWWLLMRQAHGANSSALSFGKARVKPFEGGQKATFADVAGIEEAKEELKEIVEFLKVPQKFQEIGARIPKGVLLMGAPGTGKTLLARAIAGEAGVPFFSLSGSDFVEMFVGVGASRVRDLFSQAKKSSPCIIFMDEIDAVGRHRGAGLGGGHDEREQTLNQLLVEMDGFDPKTNIIVVAATNRPDILDPALLRPGRFDRQIVLDKPDIKGRKDILSIHIKGVKLESGVDVEVLARRTPGFSGADLQNLVNEAAILAARRNKKKVSMAEMEEAIERGIAGPAKKSRVINEKEKDIIAYHEVGHSLLAKLLPNSDPVHKISILPRGFALGYTLQLPLEDKYLVTKEEVLNQITILLGGRVAEDMTFNEMTSGAHNDLERATEMARKMVCEYGMSGLGPRTFGKPQHQVFLGRDLGELKDYGENTAKKIDDEVDEIIESCYSKAKKLMADNRARLDLIAKQLREKETLEGEELNRLFNWAKEKPQKTGQEEDKTQEALF; translated from the coding sequence ATGAAAGACAATTGGAAGAACATCCTTATTTATGGAGCAGCCGCTCTTCTGCTTATCCTTTTCCTGTCGCCATTTTTCGGAGGAGCCAACAAGCAAAAGGAAATATCTTTCTCCGAATTCCTCAACAAGGTTGACGGAGGCACCGTAAAACAGATCACTATTTCCGGAGAGATGATCAACGGGCGCTCACTTGACGGCAGCACATTCAAGACCAGGGCGATCAATTATCCAAATCTTGTCCAGAACCTTAGGAACAAGAGCGTAGAAATAAAAGTCGAGCCTCCGGCAGAGTCCGGATGGTTCGTCAATCTCCTGGTGCAGATAGTGCTTCCTCTGTTGTTCTTTGCAGGGCTCTGGTGGCTGCTTATGAGGCAGGCCCACGGCGCCAATTCGAGCGCCTTGTCCTTTGGCAAGGCCAGAGTAAAGCCCTTTGAGGGCGGACAAAAGGCCACCTTTGCCGATGTGGCCGGCATAGAGGAGGCAAAGGAGGAGCTTAAAGAGATCGTTGAATTCTTAAAAGTTCCGCAAAAGTTCCAGGAGATAGGGGCCAGGATACCGAAAGGCGTTTTGCTGATGGGAGCTCCCGGGACAGGAAAAACGCTTCTTGCCAGAGCTATCGCCGGAGAGGCCGGGGTGCCGTTCTTTTCGCTTTCGGGTTCCGATTTTGTTGAGATGTTCGTCGGGGTCGGCGCTTCAAGGGTAAGGGACCTTTTTTCGCAGGCAAAAAAAAGCTCTCCATGTATTATCTTTATGGACGAGATAGACGCCGTGGGAAGGCACCGCGGAGCCGGACTTGGCGGAGGGCATGACGAAAGAGAGCAGACCCTTAACCAGCTGTTGGTTGAGATGGACGGGTTTGACCCCAAGACGAATATAATCGTGGTTGCTGCTACCAACAGACCTGATATACTGGACCCGGCTCTGCTAAGACCCGGCAGGTTTGACAGGCAGATAGTTCTGGACAAGCCGGACATAAAGGGGCGCAAAGATATCCTGAGCATCCATATCAAAGGCGTAAAATTGGAGTCCGGAGTGGATGTTGAAGTTCTTGCCAGAAGGACCCCGGGTTTTTCCGGAGCGGACCTGCAGAACCTGGTGAATGAGGCCGCTATACTTGCAGCAAGAAGGAACAAAAAGAAGGTTTCCATGGCGGAGATGGAAGAGGCCATAGAGAGAGGGATCGCAGGGCCAGCAAAAAAGAGCAGGGTCATCAATGAGAAAGAAAAGGATATAATAGCCTACCATGAGGTAGGCCATTCGCTGCTTGCCAAGCTGCTGCCCAATTCGGACCCGGTACACAAGATATCCATACTGCCACGGGGCTTTGCCCTGGGCTATACTCTGCAGCTGCCGCTGGAGGACAAATACCTTGTCACAAAAGAGGAGGTCCTTAACCAAATAACCATTCTTTTGGGAGGCCGCGTGGCCGAGGACATGACCTTTAACGAAATGACCTCCGGAGCGCATAACGACCTTGAAAGGGCCACCGAGATGGCCAGAAAAATGGTGTGTGAATACGGGATGAGCGGTCTGGGGCCCAGGACCTTTGGAAAGCCCCAGCACCAGGTCTTTTTAGGAAGGGACCTTGGGGAGCTCAAGGACTACGGTGAGAACACGGCCAAGAAGATAGATGATGAAGTGGACGAGATCATAGAGTCCTGTTATTCAAAGGCAAAAAAACTTATGGCAGACAACAGGGCAAGACTGGATCTGATAGCTAAGCAATTGAGAGAAAAAGAAACACTGGAAGGAGAAGAACTGAACAGGCTTTTTAACTGGGCAAAAGAGAAACCGCAAAAGACGGGACAGGAAGAGGACAAGACCCAGGAGGCCTTATTCTGA
- the ftcD gene encoding glutamate formimidoyltransferase produces MEKIIECVPNFSIGKNEAAAEQIISAIKSVSADVRVLDHSYDPDHGRLVVTYIGDGDTLRDATYQGVKKAVEIVNLNYHEGVHPYIGAVDVIPLIPLRKATFNDCIKIRNELSKKISDELAIPVFIYGSIAKKPERNELSSIRKGGIEGVSGRMATPEGRPDFGPARLHPTAGAVAIGAREILIAFNVNLDSRDIEAAKGIAAKIRAKNSALRGVKAIGVELSSRGMVQVAVNIMHYKSASIKQVFDAIKKETAEREIPIHSSEIIGLIPKDASFEGMKEYLKLDNWDGSRILENFL; encoded by the coding sequence ATGGAAAAGATAATAGAGTGCGTACCCAATTTTTCTATCGGCAAGAACGAAGCTGCAGCGGAGCAGATAATTAGTGCTATTAAGTCGGTAAGCGCGGATGTGCGAGTTCTGGATCATTCTTATGATCCAGACCACGGCAGGCTGGTTGTCACCTATATAGGGGACGGGGACACCTTGAGGGATGCTACTTATCAGGGAGTGAAAAAAGCCGTTGAGATCGTTAATCTGAATTATCACGAAGGGGTGCACCCTTATATAGGAGCAGTGGATGTAATACCCCTGATCCCGCTGAGAAAGGCCACTTTTAACGATTGCATCAAGATAAGGAACGAGCTGTCAAAAAAGATCTCCGATGAGCTGGCTATACCTGTGTTCATTTATGGAAGCATAGCCAAAAAGCCGGAGAGGAACGAACTTTCTTCCATCAGGAAAGGCGGCATAGAGGGAGTATCCGGAAGGATGGCGACCCCCGAAGGCAGGCCGGATTTCGGGCCCGCCAGGCTGCATCCCACTGCCGGGGCGGTTGCGATAGGGGCAAGGGAGATACTGATAGCCTTTAATGTCAATCTTGATTCCAGGGATATTGAGGCCGCAAAAGGGATAGCTGCAAAAATAAGGGCAAAAAACTCGGCGCTGCGCGGGGTCAAGGCCATAGGAGTGGAGCTGTCAAGCAGAGGCATGGTCCAGGTGGCCGTTAATATAATGCATTACAAGTCTGCTTCGATAAAACAGGTTTTTGATGCAATAAAAAAAGAAACAGCCGAAAGGGAGATACCCATACACAGCAGCGAAATAATAGGGCTTATCCCCAAAGATGCTTCTTTTGAAGGAATGAAGGAATACCTGAAACTGGATAATTGGGACGGAAGCAGGATCCTCGAAAACTTTTTATGA
- a CDS encoding valine--tRNA ligase translates to MTTELPKAYSHKEVEEPLYHTWEQKSYFSPDGLKGGTFSIVIPPPNVTGSLHMGHALDNTLQDILVRYKRMKGFKSLWVPGTDHAGIATQNVVEKDLAKEKKRKEDIGREQFLERVWAWKEKFGGAITGQLRRLGASCDWKRERFTMDEGLSKAVRRAFVQLYKEGLIYKGKKIINWCPRCSTALSDIEVEHENQKGKLYFIRYSKDIVVATTRPETMLGDTGVAVNPSDERYRNLIGKVLELPLVGRKIPVIADELVDPSFGTGAVKVTPAHDAADFEMGEKHNLPKINILTKNGKITLEELENLEKQRLIGYVGLDRFKAREAIVADLEKNGFLEKTQDYDNSLGKCYRCKTVIEPYNSDQWFVKIRPLAEPAIKAVEDGSIRFVPERWGKVYLDWMINLKDWCISRQIWWGHRVPVWYCSCGEVIAAERPPLKCPGCGSKNLRQDEDVLDTWFSSSLWPFSTLGWPEETADLKEYYPTSVLITGYDIITFWVSRMIMMGLKFMGKEPFKTVYIHGLIRDISGKKMSKSLGNVIDPIGVIDRVGADALRFSLSSLVTAGGQDLKLSEEKITEGRNFANKIWNVARFVLMQEAQGQRTADRGQGTADRIEKEVLALADKWILSRLNLTIGQATQMLDSYQFGEAAKRLYEFVWSEFCDWYIEMSKPQLLNNSEPTLKVLNQVLLTSLKLLHPFMPFETEELYGKFPVFSDKCPNGEQTIMLAEWPTADESLIDESVEKKMGLVFEVIRAIRNLRADMNIQAGKPVEVFLEAGEMAGDLLEAEEYIKALTRSANVKIEKAIAKVPPKSAKTTTEKINIYIPLEGLVDFEKEALRLKKSLEDLSAAAKKIESKLATPSFTENAKPELVELEKQKLKEYLERRKVLEERISVLTKN, encoded by the coding sequence ATGACAACTGAGCTTCCCAAAGCTTATTCCCACAAGGAAGTGGAAGAACCTCTCTATCACACCTGGGAGCAGAAAAGCTACTTCTCGCCCGACGGACTAAAGGGAGGGACTTTTTCTATTGTTATCCCTCCTCCGAATGTCACCGGCTCCCTTCATATGGGGCATGCTCTTGATAACACTCTTCAGGACATCCTGGTGCGCTACAAGAGGATGAAAGGTTTTAAGTCCCTCTGGGTCCCGGGAACGGACCACGCGGGCATAGCCACCCAGAATGTCGTCGAAAAAGACCTCGCAAAAGAAAAAAAGAGGAAAGAGGACATAGGCAGAGAACAGTTCCTTGAGCGGGTCTGGGCCTGGAAGGAAAAATTCGGCGGGGCCATCACGGGGCAGCTGCGCAGGCTGGGCGCCTCGTGCGACTGGAAGAGAGAGCGCTTTACGATGGACGAGGGCCTTTCAAAAGCGGTGCGCAGGGCCTTTGTCCAGCTCTACAAAGAGGGCCTTATCTACAAGGGCAAAAAAATAATAAACTGGTGCCCCAGATGCAGCACGGCGCTCTCTGATATCGAGGTTGAACACGAGAACCAGAAGGGAAAGCTCTACTTCATAAGGTATTCCAAAGATATCGTTGTTGCCACCACAAGGCCCGAAACAATGCTGGGAGATACGGGTGTGGCGGTGAACCCGAGCGATGAGCGGTACAGAAATCTTATTGGCAAGGTGCTTGAACTGCCTCTTGTGGGCAGAAAGATCCCTGTCATAGCAGATGAGCTGGTAGATCCTTCTTTTGGGACCGGTGCGGTAAAAGTTACTCCTGCCCACGATGCCGCGGATTTTGAGATGGGGGAAAAGCATAACCTTCCAAAGATAAATATCCTTACAAAGAACGGGAAGATCACGCTGGAAGAGCTCGAGAACTTAGAAAAGCAGCGGCTTATCGGATATGTTGGCCTGGACAGGTTCAAGGCAAGGGAAGCAATAGTTGCCGACCTTGAGAAGAACGGGTTTCTTGAAAAGACGCAGGATTATGACAATTCTCTCGGCAAATGCTACAGATGCAAAACCGTGATAGAACCTTACAATTCGGACCAGTGGTTCGTAAAGATAAGGCCGCTGGCGGAGCCGGCCATCAAGGCCGTTGAGGACGGCAGCATCAGGTTTGTCCCCGAAAGATGGGGCAAGGTCTACCTTGATTGGATGATAAATCTTAAGGACTGGTGCATCTCGAGGCAGATCTGGTGGGGCCACAGGGTCCCTGTCTGGTACTGCAGTTGCGGGGAAGTGATAGCGGCGGAGCGCCCCCCCCTAAAGTGCCCGGGCTGCGGGTCAAAGAACCTGCGACAGGACGAGGATGTCCTTGATACCTGGTTCTCTTCTTCTCTCTGGCCATTTTCTACCCTGGGCTGGCCGGAAGAGACGGCGGACCTCAAAGAATATTACCCCACTTCGGTACTTATTACCGGATATGACATAATAACTTTTTGGGTGTCCAGAATGATAATGATGGGGCTCAAGTTCATGGGCAAAGAGCCCTTTAAGACGGTCTATATCCACGGACTTATCCGTGACATCTCGGGCAAAAAGATGAGCAAATCGCTGGGCAATGTTATAGACCCGATAGGTGTTATTGACAGGGTGGGGGCCGATGCCCTCCGGTTTTCGCTGTCCTCTCTGGTCACTGCCGGCGGACAGGACCTGAAACTGTCGGAAGAAAAAATAACGGAGGGCAGGAACTTTGCCAACAAGATCTGGAATGTGGCAAGATTTGTTCTTATGCAGGAGGCCCAGGGACAGAGGACTGCAGACCGGGGACAGGGAACCGCTGACCGTATAGAAAAAGAAGTTCTTGCTTTGGCTGATAAATGGATATTGAGCCGGTTGAACCTTACGATAGGGCAGGCAACTCAGATGCTTGATTCCTATCAATTCGGGGAAGCGGCCAAGAGATTATATGAATTTGTGTGGAGCGAGTTTTGTGATTGGTACATTGAAATGTCAAAACCCCAATTACTCAATAACAGCGAGCCTACCCTGAAAGTGCTGAACCAGGTCCTTTTGACAAGTTTAAAGCTGCTGCATCCGTTCATGCCGTTTGAGACGGAAGAATTGTACGGGAAATTTCCAGTTTTTAGTGACAAATGTCCAAACGGAGAGCAGACGATAATGCTGGCCGAGTGGCCGACAGCAGATGAGTCCTTGATAGATGAAAGCGTTGAGAAGAAAATGGGGCTGGTCTTTGAAGTTATAAGGGCTATAAGGAATCTCAGGGCGGACATGAATATCCAGGCAGGCAAGCCGGTTGAGGTGTTTTTGGAAGCAGGGGAGATGGCCGGGGACCTTTTGGAGGCAGAAGAGTATATCAAGGCGCTTACCAGGTCCGCCAATGTCAAAATAGAAAAGGCTATAGCCAAAGTCCCGCCAAAAAGCGCAAAGACGACCACCGAAAAAATAAACATCTATATCCCTCTGGAAGGCCTGGTGGATTTTGAAAAAGAAGCCTTAAGGCTTAAAAAAAGTCTCGAAGACCTGTCGGCAGCCGCCAAAAAGATAGAGAGCAAACTGGCGACGCCTTCTTTTACCGAGAACGCAAAGCCAGAACTGGTGGAACTGGAAAAACAGAAACTGAAGGAATATCTTGAAAGAAGGAAGGTCCTTGAAGAGAGGATCTCTGTCCTGACCAAAAACTAG
- a CDS encoding TIGR00282 family metallophosphoesterase, which yields MKKIIFIGDINGRPGRETVKKLLPSVRSQYCPDLVIANGENCAGGMGINKKKYDELTSLGIDVVTGGNHVWHCKNFASEIDSCPAFVRPANYPPGAPGRGSLISKGIGVISLLGRVFMKELDCPFRCAEVLMGELKKETRVIVVDLHAEATSEKTAFAHFSDGRSSAVLGTHTHVQTADERILSQGTAFITDVGMCGSYDSVIGVDKNAIIQRFISQMPHRFEVESKGPLIFNAVYLEIDEESGRALKIERINRVID from the coding sequence GTGAAAAAAATAATCTTTATAGGCGACATAAACGGCAGGCCCGGAAGGGAGACCGTAAAAAAACTTCTCCCTTCCGTAAGGTCCCAATACTGTCCCGACCTTGTAATAGCCAACGGGGAAAACTGCGCCGGAGGCATGGGGATAAACAAAAAGAAGTACGATGAACTGACCTCCCTCGGCATCGATGTTGTGACCGGCGGCAATCATGTCTGGCACTGCAAGAACTTTGCCTCCGAGATAGACTCATGCCCGGCTTTTGTGCGTCCGGCCAATTATCCCCCTGGAGCGCCGGGCCGGGGGAGCCTTATCAGCAAAGGCATAGGAGTGATCAGCCTCCTGGGCAGGGTCTTTATGAAAGAACTGGACTGCCCTTTCAGATGCGCGGAAGTCTTGATGGGCGAGTTGAAAAAGGAAACCAGGGTCATTGTGGTTGACCTTCATGCTGAGGCGACTTCGGAGAAGACGGCTTTTGCCCACTTTTCCGACGGCCGGTCAAGCGCTGTACTTGGGACACATACCCATGTACAGACCGCGGACGAAAGGATACTTTCTCAGGGCACAGCGTTCATCACCGATGTCGGGATGTGCGGCTCGTATGATTCGGTCATTGGCGTGGACAAGAACGCTATAATCCAGCGTTTTATCTCGCAGATGCCTCACAGGTTCGAGGTGGAATCAAAGGGGCCTTTAATTTTTAATGCGGTCTACCTGGAGATAGATGAGGAAAGCGGCAGGGCTCTTAAGATCGAAAGGATAAATAGGGTCATAGACTAG
- the rny gene encoding ribonuclease Y — translation MELMLFIYLVLAAVIVFGLSVAYLLIKRQTVDQKVRIAEESAKKIVEDAKREAETKRKEALIEAKDESLRLRSEFEKEYKERKAELSNLERRLGQKEDHLDEKEKQLENEEKTLKAKAEEASKIKEELDKARIRNIEELEKVAKLSQDEAKSILLSNLEKDIEKEASILIRNKEEQIKKEGDRKAREILITAIQRCAVEHVAESTVTAVELPSDDLKGRIIGKEGRNIRAFENATGVDLIVDDTPGAVILASFDPLRRETARLTLEKLISDGRIHPSRVEEMYEKSKQEVKVAMWEYGEKAALDADVHNLPPVLIQLLGRLHYRTSYGQNVLTNCVEASKLAGMIASELGVNARLAKRAALLHDIGKAIDQEIEGTHPRLGSMFAQKAGESPEVVHAIAAHHNDEEPKTIEAIIVQVADAISAGRPGARRDTLEAYVKRLEKLEAVANSFAGVERAYAIQAGREIRIAVKPDKIDDSTAPKLAYDIARKIEAELEYPGEIRVTVIRETRASDTAK, via the coding sequence ATGGAGCTCATGTTGTTCATATATCTTGTTCTTGCGGCAGTCATCGTATTCGGGCTGTCCGTGGCGTATCTGCTGATAAAGCGCCAGACCGTGGACCAAAAGGTCAGGATAGCGGAGGAAAGCGCAAAAAAGATCGTTGAGGACGCAAAAAGGGAAGCCGAGACAAAAAGGAAGGAAGCGCTGATAGAGGCCAAGGACGAATCACTGCGCCTGCGCTCGGAATTTGAAAAGGAATACAAAGAGAGAAAGGCCGAACTCTCGAACCTGGAAAGACGGCTGGGGCAAAAAGAGGACCATCTTGACGAAAAAGAAAAACAGCTGGAAAACGAGGAAAAAACTCTCAAAGCAAAAGCCGAAGAGGCCTCCAAAATAAAGGAGGAACTGGACAAAGCCAGGATAAGGAACATCGAGGAGCTGGAAAAGGTCGCAAAGTTGTCCCAGGACGAGGCCAAGAGCATCCTTTTGTCCAACCTGGAAAAGGACATAGAAAAAGAGGCCTCCATCCTTATCAGGAACAAGGAGGAGCAGATAAAGAAAGAGGGCGACCGCAAGGCAAGGGAGATACTCATAACGGCCATACAAAGGTGCGCGGTGGAGCATGTGGCAGAATCTACCGTTACGGCTGTTGAGCTGCCCAGCGATGACCTCAAAGGCAGGATCATCGGCAAAGAAGGCAGGAACATCAGGGCTTTTGAGAACGCGACCGGGGTTGATCTGATAGTTGACGACACTCCAGGGGCCGTTATTCTTGCGAGCTTTGATCCTTTGAGGAGAGAAACAGCGCGCCTTACGCTTGAAAAACTGATCTCCGACGGAAGGATCCATCCTTCGCGGGTCGAAGAAATGTACGAAAAGTCAAAGCAGGAAGTTAAGGTCGCCATGTGGGAATACGGAGAAAAAGCCGCTCTCGACGCCGATGTCCACAATCTTCCTCCCGTACTTATCCAGCTGTTGGGCAGGCTCCATTACAGGACCAGCTACGGACAGAATGTGCTCACCAACTGCGTGGAAGCCTCCAAACTGGCCGGCATGATAGCCTCGGAACTCGGGGTCAACGCCAGGCTGGCCAAAAGGGCTGCGCTTTTACACGATATAGGAAAAGCCATAGACCAGGAAATAGAAGGGACGCATCCGCGTCTGGGTTCCATGTTCGCCCAAAAAGCGGGAGAATCTCCCGAGGTCGTGCACGCAATAGCGGCGCACCACAACGACGAGGAACCTAAGACGATCGAGGCGATCATCGTTCAGGTGGCTGATGCCATCTCTGCTGGTAGGCCGGGAGCAAGAAGGGACACCCTTGAGGCCTATGTAAAGAGGCTTGAAAAACTGGAAGCAGTTGCAAATTCCTTTGCCGGGGTGGAAAGGGCCTACGCCATCCAGGCCGGAAGAGAGATCAGGATAGCGGTCAAACCCGATAAAATAGATGATTCAACGGCCCCCAAACTCGCCTATGACATTGCAAGAAAGATCGAGGCCGAGCTTGAATACCCCGGCGAGATAAGGGTTACCGTGATAAGGGAAACCCGGGCTTCGGACACGGCAAAGTAG